The genomic stretch TCTTCAAGTAACCCAACTTATTTGACACACACCCAGAAGGAGGACAAAATTCATGTATTAGTAATCTGCCTTTCGATTTATCTCTCCTTCACTTACCTcctcacaaatataaatacaacatCGTCTACTGTCCTCGCTGTATATACAGACAGCTCTCTTGAGACTTACCTCAGCCGAAACATTCCATATTCTTTTCAAATGAGTACATTTTAggaagtttaaacaaatttcgaaaaaaatgggtttaaataatatttttaataaataagagacggtatctgtttttaagttttttaatccaaaattattctatttaaaatagttttgcaaaGTTGTCTGCCtcatcctttttctcatttctttactgGCTGCTTGCTCAACCTGccgcagaattttcaaattttctattccatCTTCTGAAGTAATAAAAACTCGCTCCAAAACATCTACTGCGTCCACCACTTCCTTCCAACTGGGGCGTACTACGCAATTGCTGGACTCTTCTCTCTCTTCATCGCTCACATCCTGCGTCTCTGTGATTATTTCAGGATCCTCATTCTTGCCAAAAACAGCGAGATCATCATCAATGTTTGCAAAGTCTTCGAAAGATACCCCTTCAATGTTTAGCAATTGTGCGACTTCgccccattcctccctctcctccggcTGTGGGTCGTCTTGGACGTCCATCTCTCCGGGAAAGCCTGCCCTCCTTAAGCAATTCGTGATTGCGCTCTTCTCTACTCCATCCCATGCAACACAGAGACGCTGAATGGCTTGCAGGATGTTCCACTTCAGTGACTTGATGTCTTCCGTGTTTCCTATTCTAGGTAGAAGATATTCAACCAGCTGCCTTCTATATGCCCTCTTCACGAGGGAAATAATCCCCTGATCGAGTGGTTGCACTTTGCTCGTGCAATTAGGGGGAAAATGTACGACTTTCACGTTTCTCAGTTTCATATCTGATGTTTTGTGAGCGGTGCAGCCGTcaaggaaaagaagaatttttctgtttttacccCCCATGACTGCGTCAAGTGATGCGAGCCACTCTCTAAATAAAATTGCCGTCATCCACGCACTTTTGTTATTCCCATAACGGCAtggcaattttttaacatgcttgaagCACCTCGGACTAGCAAATTTACCAATCACGAAAGGCTTCAACTTTTCTGACCCGTCACTGTTAGTGCAGAAAAGAACGGTCAATCTTTCTTTACTTCGTTTGCCCCCATGGCAAATTTCTCCCTTGGTAGCTAACGTGGAGTCCGGAAGGAGATTATAGAAGAAGCCAGACTCATCGGCGTTAAAAATGTCTTTGGGGTCATACCCAGCCAACAAGGAAGgcaaatttttcttccactcctcCACCACGGCCACGTCGACTGCTGCTTCCTCCCCACATACCCTGAGAGTCGTCAAATTCCACCGACGCTTAAATCTTGAGAGCCATCCATTAGAGGCGTGGAAATCATCTATTCCTAATTTTAGGGCTATTGTTTTCGCCCGGTCCTGTAGGATGGACCCAGATAACGGGATATTGGCACTTCTCACTTCCGTAAACCACTCAAATACTTTCCTGTCTAATTCGTCATTTTTGCATGACCGAGACCTCTTCCTTTCCGGACCAAATTTCTCAATACCATTTCCCATCTTGTGCCTGTtggcaataattgtggaaagtgtGGATGCCGGAATGTTAAATCTCTCCGCAATtgccgtttttttctctccagtgtCGACCGATTCCAAAATTTGCAACTTCGTTTCAATGGAGAGTTGTCGGCGTTTTTTGgtggtattggccattttactgtaaaggaataattataataataaggaaggaataaaaataaccgaaaaatactcaatttatagaaaaattaagaaagaataatctcaaaatattttccagttcgTACCGTAGAAGCAAGTCCTGTTGTCACAATCAACTCGTGCAGCCGTTTCCACAGGTAATGACTAAAGCAGACTAGGACAGACTATTCCTATATTTTCTCAGCTCCTAATAATCAGTAAAGCGAACAGGGAATGAGTTCCAGACTTCAATTGTCCTCGCACACAGGAAAGATATTCGAGTCTGAAGAGTCGCATCTTTGTTACTACTGAATCCAttgcgatgaagataaaataagttgaagactagccaaattttttatatcatcagtgATTCCtcgatagataaaaaatatttggttttgagCAAAACGTAAAAGATGTCAAGTAACGTAAAAGATAAATTCTTTTACGTTACTTGACATTGCTTAGCGATGCCATCAGGTATGtaccatgcatgaaaatttggttGGTCGGAGTTAGTGACTGGTCAAGTGGGGAACGGGTGCGCTGGAGGGACGTGGCGGGTTGGAAGGGGGGACGGGAAGAGGAAAGGTATGATGTGATAGGCAAGGCACCTCAGGCCATTCGTCATACCATGTCACTAGGAGAAAGGGTAGGGTAAAGGTACGGAGAGGTTTATTGCCAAAGGTGATGGGAATTTACGGAAGGGAATAGGATAAAGCGCTAGAACGTAATAATTAGCCGTGAAAGTGGAGATGCAGTTTTTGAgtaccaatattttgttatcaaaaaCGTAGTTAAAATGCTATATCTTGAAGGATTactgataattttattcaaaattgtgaaataaattgcctTTAATTATTATACAATTGCAACAGATGAATTACTTTACGAGATGCAATACTTCAAAACATCAGTGATTTTAAagggcaaaataatttcatgacgtaatagaaaaattggtagagaatcatcaaataaaatgctttcagtCTTACCTGTCTTCcgcaacgtattcgcccaatCCGTGTCACAAGTATTAAATTTCTTGGCGATCGGCGTGGAATCCAAATCAGCTTCGAAATTCTTCCAGTTGGACCAGATCCCCGTCGAATTATGGGCGTTCCATAAACACAATGAAGATGGTATCCTCACGCAATCGAGCAAATATATGTACGATCTCGAGCAAACGCACCACTTGCAGGTTAACAGACTACATCCATCAAGGAAAAGacggttatatatatatatatatatatatatttggtggAGGGGATTCTCCAGATTTTCCTCTGGGATGGGGACAGAGTAGACAAAAATTTGCGCTCATTGGTTGAACACCAACCAATGAAGTTTTGAATACTTCGCCATAGTAAACATACATTGTCAACTCCGACGGTTCCCACCATAAGAAAAAGTAGGTACAAATAAAGCCAATGCTTCGCTCCCCGTTAGCTGAGAAGGGTGATAGAGGAGTGGATGAGTAATCAGTAGTTATCTTAGTTGACTATGGCCTTCACCGAGCAAGATCACATTACGTAGAAATCTTCTCAGGTTACCTTTCTGTACTGGGTTACAGCTGGCCGGCTGCCACTGTTACGCCCCCGCCCCTCTCGGTCCATTAGTCATCCGACCCGCTCTCACCCTCCAGCtacctgggggggagggggagaaaaaggcaactcccctcccaacttcgctcgcaacaactccgaagagacatttgatacgtagaaaaaggcaactcccctcccaacttcgctcGCAACAACTCCGAAGAGACATTTGATACGTACTTTCGGAACAGGGGTCGCAGAGTGAGTTGATACGAGACAAGCAGATGGTGGCGAGCCAGTTCTACATAGTATGACTTATCTGGGCCGTGTTACACTCTCACGCGTTTAGAAAATATGCATGTGAATCCAAGGGCTCGTTTGAGCTTGCGCCTTTTCCGATGTTGCCGTCGATACTATCTTCATTGCCTTAGCAGACACGTCAACGGCACCCTCCGCTGTAGTTCTATTTCCTGCTTATTACGTAAAtatctaaggaaaaattataaaatgtaaaatactgcgtttattctcaataattcGTTCTAGAGGGGCACTTTTCCTGTTTTGGGCCCAAGTGTGGACTTCGTTGTACGGAGTTTTCGTAGTTAGAGAGGTTCGTTACGCGAGGTTTTTTTGCGTGCATTAACCATTGGAAGGAACCGGGACCGGGCCATTAACTTCGAAATAGAggggttttcttaaaatttcgttgtataggggttcgttgtatagaggtttcactgtaccatGTACTGCAAATTTTACATCCATGCCGTacttcacaaaattttaatatgcacaCAATCTACTTCCTATGTagtatatgtttttaaaaaattctgaaaaatgaagaaaatatatttttttatatagagTTAGTATGGCTCTACCAACAGGGGTACCCAAGAGCATTAACTTTGCCAGATTATCGTTCTTACACATATTTGTGCTTGAGAACTCTCTGGTATGCTGAATGCTTCATGCATTAAACGTAAGATTTAAATTGTGTGCTTACATTTTTTTGGTTCATTTAAATGGCTACCAACTATGTTAAGATGTTCATCGGTGATTTACAACCGTTACGTATTTAGAATATGCTACCAATTAacgtacatatgtatttgctaaCCAATGAATTGCAGATGACGTGAACGCATTGCTACTTGCACGAGGAAACAACTTGTCTAAGGAAAGTACTGATGATTAGTACAGACTCACTTTCTCTTTAACTCTGCTTATTTTGCTATGGTTTAGCCTCAATTAATCGTAAatgtttatttcttaaaaatattccgCATTTTTTCTGCAAGTAAAGTTGAAGGTGGATTGTGGAATATGTAATTTGCTAGTCTAGAGCTTTGTTGATCCTCCTCAAACATTTTCTCCTATTTGTATAAATAGTTCCTAAAAAAGGTATCCTAAAACTTCACAAGAACACCTTAAGAGAAGTACGTATTTACATGAATCCCAATAATAATGAGGGTATAGGCTTCCCTCCCATCTACCCGAGAGGAGTACTCCTCACATGTATTCACTTGCACAGAAGAACTCAAGTGACATCTTGACAGCTTCAACCAATAACTGTGTTTTCATTCTTAACAGAAATTCATAATTTCCCTCCCACTTTACGGTTTTAtaactagaggtccgtgaaagtgtttttattttttgctaaaattagtcttcaaaaccatgtgatttcggtgatgtagaaaatcttggcggtgttattataatgctacaattttaatatcaatattttaatcaatgataGATGGATAAaatcaaaatctgaatttgaggaACATCCCTTGTTAGTGGTTTTACTGGCAAAACAACTTTGTACAAATTGAGAATGCAGTCTTCAAGCATTTATTTGGAGTAAGTGAAATAAGGAAAGTTTATCGATAAGTAGATTATGCTTCTTTGAAACTTCCCATCCTACAGTGAATTATTTTGATCATTTATGTTGATGACAAAGTTGTAACTGTTCATGTTCAAAATCTATTATGCACATGGGTAAATTTGAGCTGTTTTGGTATCCAATGTTTTGCAAGTACATAATTGACATTCTACCATTGAGGCATACAAGGAATTGCTTCCTTAGTCCTTGCCAGGGGAAGGTTTTTGAGGGATTTGTGTAAGGCAATAGTGTGTGCCAGACCTATCAGCTGACCGATTCATCTTGCGAGAAACCAGCCATGTTAGGCTCTTAAATATTGTATTTCACAAAAACAGTTCCTTTGGTGTAAAAGTGGATTGAGTTTTTGTGCTAGCTGGCTGTAAATTTTATGtagtacgagcgtgctgcgcctgctcccagcaggcttccctcactcttttcaatgcaggtccacagagggataggcgcgtttctaattttaaaatgtagagaaaaaaggcagggtcttatgtacaaatttaattggaatgttcatgtacaaattgaggtcagaggacctctttaaacacaacattggaagtaattactctatcctctgttaaacgcacatgatgactcatacttacgtatcaacaggagacttgaatgtggaatcagccgcattttgataaaagttatttaatgaatgcgagatattgttgcaaatgaacaaatgtatcagtttgtgtgccgttaacgtcgggaatatttaccgtttttttattacatattattattatttaaaaaccaattttagtaaacaatagcaatatttaggaagtaagatatccctgataaattctgtgcattttggtacctcatttgtagagtttggttgtgtataagttgagaaaaaggtatctatacagtagaaataatataaagattagaaatattattggagaaaattaattataattgcattttatgCCCTTGAGCAACCTCTGGGTGTTAAGCATTTACctgatttttaaactatttattatttCTCCCAACTTTTTTTGAGGGTGAAATcaagcattcaaaatattaaaattaatgggCCTCTCCTTAGAATATATAGATATGTTTAAGAAACTTTGGACATGATTTTGGAGTGGGGTAAATAGCTTAAGTGGGGAACATGATAATAGACCATTGAGGTGAAAACCTTGTACGTAACATGTATTGCATTGGTCTCATTAGCAGTATCCCAAAACATTCGTGGTAAAACCTCCCTCCCTGATCATTGTGTGTGTTTGTTGTATTTCACAGCTTCTGTTTGCCAGGGGCTCCTTGGTAGAGCTGTTGATATCCTCGAACATTGCTCGATATGCAGAGTTCCGCAGTGTGTCTCGTGTGGTGACGTGGCTgcaggaggagggggaagggcgCTTGGAGCCAGTCCCTTGCTCTCGTGCGGACGTGTTTGCCACCCGAAATGTCAGCGTCGTCGAGAAGCGCATGCTCATGAAGCTTCTCACCTCTTGCATGGAACGGGAGAACCATCCAGAAGAGTTCGAAGGTGATTGTGTGGCATTTTGTCTAGCCTCGTATCAATAGttactgccggcctcggtggcggtggggtaaagtcctcgcctgccaaccgtaggtcgtgggttcgaatcccgcctgggtaggtgatccctatccagggcatggttgtttgtgttgCACTTGGTTattattggaaaccctcgttgttaAAAGGTCAtcatgtgctgtttatggggaagttgataataaataaataaactatctaATGGTTGAAGGACCAAGATTGGTCACCTATATAAGATCCTATGATCCTATGGTGATCCTATTGACGGatagtacatatgtatttttatcGTTTAGTGTACATATTTTgctcaaaatcattttttaattgggGTCATGTCACCTTTAGCTGCTTTGTAAAGCTTTGAAGATGCTTTATAAAGTAGCTACATTATGTGAAGATAATGCATTGAGAGAATGAATCAGTGCGGAGAGTTTTTTTTGTTTAACCCTTAGCTACACGTGCCCGGGtggatagcgccagtgcacgcttgtgGCTTTTTTTGCCATACTTTAATGTTTTTGGTTTCCCTAAATATACATTAGAATTTTAGGTTATATTAgcgcatttggataacttcttATAATTAAAAGCTCTTTaagtatttttatctttcatttatgaacaaaaataaagTACATTAATATGCAAATTCTTGATAAATAcaacagactcccgattatccggctgcggtatatccgtgcatgattttcactcgcacaatttttctgcgatctttataaaaaacaaaatcgggctcaaaatcaccggaattactgcatttgaatgctaggatacactgggcttaatatttccattagaatccttTTCGTGAAATGGAAGCAACGCACACTAGCTTCATTCACCTTAGCTccgtgttcctattttccaagcctcgTAGTGCACAATCACACTCCGTGATTACGGATACACATCCCCCAGCAGTTGCAACCTGTGCAagatgcgactacgtggcgtggtgcctggaAGTGTTGTTTCCGACGTCGCACAGTGATTTTCAAGCATTCGTGCATACCAATTATCTGTACCCGCGATCACGCAGCCCAGATGCATGGTTTTCGAAATCATTTCTTATAAGAAGCCGTAATAAAATgagtacagtcggatccggatttaacgtcttcgcatttaacgtttttccgcatttagtgtttttttttttgggtcccgattcattccctattaggacaatgtaaaaattatccgtatttagtgtttccgcattttgcgtttttccgcatttatggtcgtataTCTGCATATATAATAAGTTATTGTTTGtcttatgtaaattatgaacattacaggacattaaagtgaaagttatccgtgttttccggtTATTCGTGCCGCCGCTCCCCAtcattataccatttttccgaactgacggcggctgggtggaaaatagaaactagccaatgagaagcgctgccccttccacctctctgTTCCCCTctatccccttcccttttcccctccgctcccctccatatGGCTgatcggcgttgccagccttgggaataacggtacttgtgggggcggcagaacgagcactgtgcgatctccaaagattcggcttggcaacactgctagctggagagcgatgtgcactgcatGGAGttggagagagactgcgggctcttccacactttctcctgtcgctcttctgtgataggctagaagagtgggtgggtttcgagcacgctcaaggtcagccgccgtcagttcagaaaaatggtatagcccggataatcgggagtgtgctgtactttgaacaatttttcttaaggaattgcaaatgataatgttcttggtcgaggaaataGTACAGAATAGTAAGTAACACCAAAGTGTGCCACTAGCAAACCATATGCAGTAAACGcactattttgaatttttgagaaatgtgGCAAAACCCTCAAGAAAAAGTGTGTAACCAAGGGTTAAACGTATCTTTCCTCTCTATCTACCCGATTCTTTAAATGAGTTTTAATTACTCATCCGAGTGAGTGacccaattaattttcttttcctctctgtGCAACTTTCAGAATTTGAAACGAAGACATTCTTGGAGTTTTTGAAGGCCAAGAAGCTAACGCCCAATCTCATCCATTATGTGCTCTATGCTATCTGTATGGGCACGGATTCGACATCGTTCAATGATGGTTTGGTGAGGACGCACCGTTTCCTGTACAGCCTTGGGCGTTACGGAAACACTCCCTTCCTCTGGCCCATGTATGGCAGCGGCGAGTTGCCTCAGTGCTTCTGCAGGTCAGTGCAATTAATCCAAGGAAGTCTCTGTTCTTGGATCGAGTGTGTACATTTAGGTATTAATATAATCCAATTGATCATAAACTGCCAAATTTCTCCTTTACCTTGACTAAAACTGACTAAAAATCTGCAGACTTAACcgttttactgccagcccatttcagctGGGATGTAttaagactgccaaggctatttgcCGGAATTAGCAACacttcagatttaaaaaattttcagctacttaattttatttaatatgtctagatttatttccatattcttaagatatatttatatcttatgaccacagatagattatgggggtttacataaattacagccgttgaaaaggccacaatcacgaaaaaaaagtgaaataattcgggccgataaatcggcccctggcagttttcgctcaatcAGCGAAAGAACCAactatttttaaaactatataaaGAGCAATAATGTatagcgtagtgtatatccacctacaTGCCGTTccttattcgtggaacttcgtaataaagttctttttgtagcCGGCAGGA from Ischnura elegans chromosome 7, ioIscEleg1.1, whole genome shotgun sequence encodes the following:
- the LOC124162035 gene encoding tigger transposable element-derived protein 6-like, coding for MANTTKKRRQLSIETKLQILESVDTGEKKTAIAERFNIPASTLSTIIANRHKMGNGIEKFGPERKRSRSCKNDELDRKVFEWFTEVRSANIPLSGSILQDRAKTIALKLGIDDFHASNGWLSRFKRRWNLTTLRVCGEEAAVDVAVVEEWKKNLPSLLAGYDPKDIFNADESGFFYNLLPDSTLATKGEICHGGKRSKERLTVLFCTNSDGSEKLKPFVIGKFASPRCFKHVKKLPCRYGNNKSAWMTAILFREWLASLDAVMGGKNRKILLFLDGCTAHKTSDMKLRNVKVVHFPPNCTSKVQPLDQGIISLVKRAYRRQLVEYLLPRIGNTEDIKSLKWNILQAIQRLCVAWDGVEKSAITNCLRRAGFPGEMDVQDDPQPEEREEWGEVAQLLNIEGVSFEDFANIDDDLAVFGKNEDPEIITETQDVSDEEREESSNCVVRPSWKEVVDAVDVLERVFITSEDGIENLKILRQVEQAASKEMRKRMRQTTLQNYFK